The Halorhodospira halophila SL1 genomic sequence ACGGGGCGCTTCCTCAAGCTTTTCGGTCAGCTGCCCGATCAGGGCATCGACATCGGTGGTCAGGACCCGGACCACGGTCAGCGTCGCCATGCGGCCCTTGAGTTCAAAGGCCGCCGTCGACGGCTCGTCCGGAGGTCTCGATGCCATCCTCACACTCCCCTAGCCAGCCAGGAGGTTATTAACACGTCGGACATACGCGGCTGGATCCTCCAGCTGCCCTCCCTCGGCGAGCAGCGACTGCTCGTAGAGCGTCAAGGCCCAGTCTTCGAAGCGCTGTCCCGACTCCGTCGCCAATCGCTCAATCACGGAGTGATCCGGATTAACCTCCAGCGCCGGTTGACCTGCAGGAAGCTGATGCCCGGCAGCCTGCAACAGGCGCTGCATGCCCATGCCGAAATCGTACTCGCCGACGACCAGGCAGGCCGGCGAATCGGTCAGGCGGTGGCTGACCCGGACCTCGCTGACCCGCTCACCCAGGGTCTCACCCAGACGCTTACAGAGGTCTTCGTAGGCCTGCTCCTTCTCCTGCCGCGCCTGCTTGTCGTCCTCTTCGCCGAGGGCCTCCAGATCGAGCTCACCCTTGGCCACCGACGCCAGCTGCTTGCCATCGTACTCGTGCAGATGGGCCACCAACCACTCGTCGACGGGATCCGGGAGCAGCAGGACCTCGATGCCGTGGCGACGGAAGATCTCCAGATGCGGGCTATTCCGCGCGGCGTTGAAGCTCTCCGCCGTTACGTAGTAGATCTTCTCCTGGCCGTCCTTCATCCGGGCGACGTAGTCGTCCAGACTGACGTCCGGCGTCTCCTTCTCTTCGTGGGTCGAGGAGAAGCGCAGCAGCCGCGCGATGCGCTCCCGGTTGCCCGGATCCTCGGCGATGCCCTCCTTGAAGACCCGCCCAAAGGCCTGCCAGAAGGTGGCGTAGTCCTCCGGCTCGTTCTTCGCCATGCACTCGAGCCGGTCGAGGATGCGCTTGACCGAGGCCGAACGCAGCGAGCTGATCATCGGGTTGTGCTGCAACATCTCCCGGGAGATGTTCAGCGGCAGATCGTCCGAGTCGATGACGCCCCGGACGAAACGCAGGTAGCGCGGCAGCAGGTGCTCCGTATCCTCGGTGATGAAGACGCGCCGCACATAGAGCTTGACCCCGTGGGCCGGCTTCTGCTCGTAGAGATCGAACGGAGGGCGCTTGGGGATGTAGAGCAACGAGACATAGGACTGGCGCCCCTCGACATGGTTGTGGATCCAGGTCAGGGGATCGTCGAAGTCGTGGGCGACGTGCTTGTACAGCTCTTGATAATCTTCCTCGGAGATCTCGCTCTTCGGCCGCATCCACAGCGCCGAGGCGCGGTTGACGATCTCCCACTGCGGGGCCTCGGCCTCACTGTCCGCGTCATCACCCTGGTCCGCGTTGCGCACCGGCATCTCGATGGGGACCGAGATATGGTCGGAGTACTTGCGGATGATCTGGCGCAGGCGCATGTCGTCGCAGAACTCCTGCTGCGCCTCGGGGAGGTGCAGCACCACGGCGGTGCCGCGCTCGGCGCGCTCGACGGTGTCGACGGTGTAGGCCCCCTGGCCATCAGAACTCCAGCGCACGCCCTCAGCTGCAGCGGCGCCGGCCTTGCGGGTGTAGACCTCAACCCGGTCGGCGACCACAAAGGCCGAATAAAATCCGACACCGAACTGGCCGATCAGCTGCGCATCCTTGTGCTGATCACCCGTCAGCTGCTCAAGGAAACGGCGGGTCCCCGAGTGGGCGATGGTCCCGAGGTTTTCGATCACATCCTCGCGACTCATGCCGATGCCGTTGTCGATCACGGTGACGGTGCGGGCCTCTGGATCGGCCTCGACGCGGATCTTGAGTTCCGGATCGTCTTCGTAGAGGGATTCCTGCTGAAGCGCCTCGAAGCGCAGCTTATCGATGGCATCCGAGGCGTTGGAGATGAGCTCGCGGAGGAAGACCTCCCGGTTCGAGTACACCGAGTGAATCATCAGGCTCAGCAGCT encodes the following:
- the htpG gene encoding molecular chaperone HtpG — encoded protein: MSADTQSETLEFQAEVQQLLSLMIHSVYSNREVFLRELISNASDAIDKLRFEALQQESLYEDDPELKIRVEADPEARTVTVIDNGIGMSREDVIENLGTIAHSGTRRFLEQLTGDQHKDAQLIGQFGVGFYSAFVVADRVEVYTRKAGAAAAEGVRWSSDGQGAYTVDTVERAERGTAVVLHLPEAQQEFCDDMRLRQIIRKYSDHISVPIEMPVRNADQGDDADSEAEAPQWEIVNRASALWMRPKSEISEEDYQELYKHVAHDFDDPLTWIHNHVEGRQSYVSLLYIPKRPPFDLYEQKPAHGVKLYVRRVFITEDTEHLLPRYLRFVRGVIDSDDLPLNISREMLQHNPMISSLRSASVKRILDRLECMAKNEPEDYATFWQAFGRVFKEGIAEDPGNRERIARLLRFSSTHEEKETPDVSLDDYVARMKDGQEKIYYVTAESFNAARNSPHLEIFRRHGIEVLLLPDPVDEWLVAHLHEYDGKQLASVAKGELDLEALGEEDDKQARQEKEQAYEDLCKRLGETLGERVSEVRVSHRLTDSPACLVVGEYDFGMGMQRLLQAAGHQLPAGQPALEVNPDHSVIERLATESGQRFEDWALTLYEQSLLAEGGQLEDPAAYVRRVNNLLAG